From the Kitasatospora viridis genome, one window contains:
- the galE gene encoding UDP-glucose 4-epimerase GalE — MKVLISGGAGFIGSTVASACLDAGHTPVILDSLVTGRREFTEGRVFYQGDIVDGDLVDRIFAEHPDIEAVVHCAALIVVPDSVADPVGYYRANVAKSLEFTGHLLRNGCEKMIFSSSASIYRAGEDFSVDEHADVDPQSPYARTKAVCEGMFADIAASRPIRILSLRYFNPIGADPELRTGLQVRNPSHALGKLIGAQAAGEVFRITGTHWPTRDGSGIRDYVHVWDLAAAHVAALERFDRALEGGRSSAINLGTGTGTTVRELVAAFNSVVDRPVEVTETETRPGDVAGAYTRSDRAKRLLDWEPAQSLEQGIRDSLRWVEVRDQRLA; from the coding sequence ATGAAGGTTCTGATCTCCGGCGGTGCCGGGTTCATCGGTAGTACCGTCGCCTCGGCCTGCCTGGACGCCGGGCACACCCCGGTCATCCTGGACAGCCTGGTCACCGGTCGGCGCGAGTTCACCGAGGGCCGGGTCTTCTACCAGGGCGACATCGTCGACGGCGATCTGGTGGACCGGATCTTCGCCGAGCACCCGGACATCGAGGCCGTGGTGCACTGCGCCGCGCTGATCGTGGTGCCGGACTCGGTGGCCGACCCGGTCGGCTACTACCGCGCCAACGTGGCCAAGAGCCTGGAGTTCACCGGGCACCTGCTGCGCAACGGCTGCGAGAAGATGATCTTCTCGTCCTCGGCCTCGATCTACCGGGCCGGCGAGGACTTCAGCGTGGACGAGCACGCGGACGTGGACCCGCAGAGCCCGTACGCCCGCACCAAGGCGGTCTGCGAGGGGATGTTCGCCGACATCGCGGCGAGCCGGCCGATCCGGATCCTCTCGCTGCGCTACTTCAACCCGATCGGCGCCGACCCCGAGCTGCGCACCGGCCTCCAGGTGCGCAACCCCAGCCACGCGCTGGGCAAGCTGATCGGGGCCCAGGCGGCCGGCGAGGTCTTCCGGATCACCGGCACCCACTGGCCCACCCGGGACGGTTCCGGCATCCGCGACTACGTGCACGTCTGGGACCTGGCCGCCGCGCACGTCGCCGCGCTGGAGCGGTTCGACCGGGCGCTGGAGGGCGGGCGCTCCTCGGCGATCAACCTGGGCACCGGCACCGGCACCACGGTGCGCGAACTCGTCGCGGCCTTCAACAGCGTGGTGGACCGGCCGGTCGAGGTGACCGAGACCGAGACCCGCCCCGGCGACGTGGCCGGCGCCTACACCCGCAGCGACCGGGCGAAGCGGCTGCTCGACTGGGAGCCGGCGCAGAGCCTGGAGCAGGGCATCCGGGACTCGCTGCGCTGGGTCGAGGTGCGCGACCAGCGGCTGGCCTGA
- the leuS gene encoding leucine--tRNA ligase produces the protein MSETTPASGAAEATTEPFRYTAALAADIESRWQDTWEKEGTFNAPNPVGPLAVEGGDARDVTAKPHSFIMDMFPYPSGAGLHVGHPLGYIATDVYARFQRMTGHNVLHTLGYDAFGLPAEQHAVATGVHPRTSTEAAITNMRSQLRRLGLGHDSRRSISTIDPEYYRWTQWIFLQIFNSWFDPAANAARPIDELVAQFADGSRPTPDGRPWAELSGAERDELLGEYRLAYSKEVPVNWCPGLGTVLANEEVTADGRSERGNFPVFKSKLRQWMMRITAYGDRLIGDLDKLDWPEAIKQQQRNWIGRSEGARVAFPVAHGREITVFTTRPDTLFGATYMVLAPEHELVDAIVPAAWPGETLNDWKGGAHTPAEAVAAYRAAAAAKSDVERQMDAKVKTGVFTGAYATNPVTGKPIPVFIADYVLMGYGTGAIMAVPAHDSRDFAFARAFSLPLRCVVEPTDGRAADPHEWDGAFDSYDSVLVNSAGEGVSLDGLTVPEAKRTVTAWLTERGIGEGTVNYRLRDWLFSRQRYWGEPFPIVYDEDGVMHALPESMLPVEVPEVDDYSPHTYDPQDATSTPKTPLSRNEDWVNVELDLGDGVKKYRRETNTMPNWAGSCWYELRYVDPVNRDAVVAPANEAYWMGPTEQKPAGGVDLYVGGSEHAVLHLLYARFWHKVLHDLGHVSSVEPFHKLFNQGMITADVYRDARGFPVPAAEVEEVDGGYTWQGQPVTREAGKMGKSLKNAIAPDDICAEYGADTLRLYEMSMGPLDVSRPWDPRAVVGSFRFLQRLWRNIVSEETGELVVTDEPADEATLRALHKAIDGIRGDLAGLRFNTAVAKAIELNNYLVKRGSTPREVAESLVLMVAPLAPHVAEELWHRLGHTESLTYTDFPVADPALAVAEAVVCPVQIKGKVKARLEVPPTITDAELEALALADPAVIAAIGDAPVRKVITKAPKLVNIVTG, from the coding sequence ATGAGCGAGACGACCCCTGCCTCCGGCGCCGCCGAGGCCACCACCGAGCCGTTCCGGTACACGGCCGCCCTGGCCGCCGACATCGAGTCCCGCTGGCAGGACACCTGGGAGAAGGAGGGCACGTTCAACGCCCCCAACCCGGTGGGTCCGCTGGCGGTGGAGGGCGGCGACGCGCGGGACGTCACCGCGAAGCCGCACAGCTTCATCATGGACATGTTCCCGTACCCCTCCGGCGCCGGCCTGCACGTGGGCCACCCGCTGGGGTACATCGCCACCGACGTGTACGCCCGCTTCCAGCGGATGACCGGGCACAACGTGCTGCACACCCTGGGCTACGACGCCTTCGGCCTGCCCGCCGAGCAGCACGCGGTGGCCACCGGCGTGCACCCGCGGACCTCCACCGAGGCCGCGATCACCAACATGCGCTCCCAGCTGCGCCGGCTGGGCCTGGGCCACGACTCCCGCCGGTCGATCTCCACCATCGACCCGGAGTACTACCGCTGGACCCAGTGGATCTTCCTGCAGATCTTCAACTCCTGGTTCGACCCGGCGGCGAACGCGGCCCGACCGATCGACGAGCTGGTCGCACAGTTCGCCGACGGCTCCCGGCCGACCCCGGACGGCCGCCCGTGGGCCGAGCTGTCCGGCGCCGAGCGCGACGAGCTGCTGGGCGAGTACCGGCTGGCCTACAGCAAGGAGGTGCCGGTCAACTGGTGCCCCGGCCTGGGCACCGTGCTGGCCAACGAGGAGGTCACCGCCGACGGCCGGTCCGAGCGCGGCAACTTCCCGGTCTTCAAGTCCAAGCTGCGCCAGTGGATGATGCGGATCACCGCCTACGGCGACCGGCTGATCGGCGACCTGGACAAGCTGGACTGGCCGGAGGCGATCAAGCAGCAGCAGCGCAACTGGATCGGCCGCTCCGAGGGCGCGCGCGTCGCCTTCCCGGTCGCGCACGGGCGCGAGATCACCGTCTTCACCACCCGGCCCGACACCCTGTTCGGCGCCACCTACATGGTGCTGGCCCCCGAGCACGAGCTGGTCGACGCGATCGTCCCGGCCGCCTGGCCGGGCGAGACCCTGAACGACTGGAAGGGCGGCGCGCACACCCCGGCCGAGGCGGTCGCCGCCTACCGGGCCGCCGCGGCCGCCAAGTCGGACGTCGAGCGGCAGATGGACGCCAAGGTCAAGACCGGCGTCTTCACCGGCGCCTACGCGACCAACCCGGTCACCGGCAAGCCGATCCCGGTCTTCATCGCCGACTACGTGCTGATGGGCTACGGCACCGGCGCGATCATGGCCGTGCCGGCCCACGACTCGCGCGACTTCGCGTTCGCCCGGGCCTTCTCGCTGCCGCTGCGCTGCGTGGTGGAGCCGACCGACGGCCGCGCCGCCGACCCGCACGAGTGGGACGGGGCCTTCGACAGCTACGACTCGGTGCTGGTCAACTCGGCCGGCGAGGGTGTCTCGCTGGACGGCCTGACCGTGCCGGAGGCCAAGCGCACCGTCACCGCCTGGCTGACCGAGCGCGGGATCGGCGAAGGCACCGTCAACTACCGCCTGCGCGACTGGCTGTTCAGCCGCCAGCGGTACTGGGGCGAGCCGTTCCCGATCGTCTACGACGAGGACGGCGTGATGCACGCGCTGCCCGAGTCGATGCTGCCGGTCGAGGTCCCCGAGGTGGACGACTACTCGCCGCACACCTACGACCCGCAGGACGCCACCAGCACCCCCAAGACCCCACTGTCCCGCAACGAGGACTGGGTCAACGTGGAGCTGGACCTGGGCGACGGCGTGAAGAAGTACCGCCGGGAGACCAACACCATGCCCAACTGGGCGGGCTCCTGCTGGTACGAGCTGCGCTACGTGGACCCGGTCAACCGGGACGCGGTGGTCGCCCCGGCCAACGAGGCCTACTGGATGGGCCCGACCGAGCAGAAGCCGGCCGGCGGCGTGGACCTGTACGTCGGCGGTTCCGAGCACGCGGTGCTGCACCTGCTGTACGCGCGCTTCTGGCACAAGGTGCTGCACGACCTGGGCCACGTCTCCTCGGTCGAGCCGTTCCACAAGCTGTTCAACCAGGGCATGATCACCGCCGACGTCTACCGCGACGCGCGCGGCTTCCCGGTGCCCGCCGCCGAGGTCGAGGAGGTGGACGGCGGCTACACCTGGCAGGGCCAGCCGGTCACCCGCGAGGCGGGCAAGATGGGCAAGTCGCTGAAGAACGCGATCGCGCCGGACGACATCTGCGCCGAGTACGGCGCCGACACGCTGCGCCTGTACGAGATGTCGATGGGCCCGCTGGACGTCTCCCGTCCGTGGGACCCGCGCGCCGTGGTCGGCTCCTTCCGGTTCCTGCAGCGGCTGTGGCGCAACATCGTCTCCGAGGAGACCGGCGAGCTGGTGGTCACCGACGAGCCGGCCGACGAGGCGACCCTGCGCGCGCTGCACAAGGCGATCGACGGGATCCGCGGCGACCTGGCCGGGCTGCGCTTCAACACCGCCGTGGCCAAGGCGATCGAGCTGAACAACTACCTGGTCAAGCGCGGCAGCACGCCGCGCGAGGTGGCCGAGTCGCTGGTCCTGATGGTCGCGCCGCTGGCCCCGCACGTCGCCGAGGAGCTGTGGCACCGGCTGGGCCACACCGAGTCGCTGACCTACACCGACTTCCCGGTCGCCGACCCGGCGCTGGCCGTGGCCGAGGCCGTGGTCTGCCCGGTGCAGATCAAGGGCAAGGTCAAGGCCCGCCTGGAGGTCCCGCCGACCATCACCGACGCCGAGCTGGAGGCGCTGGCGCTGGCCGACCCGGCGGTGATCGCGGCGATCGGCGACGCCCCGGTGCGCAAGGTGATCACCAAGGCGCCGAAGCTGGTGAACATCGTCACCGGCTGA